GCAGTCCGGCCGCGATGGTCTTCTCGTCGGCCGGGCGGTCGACGATCTCGCCGAGGGCGAGCATGTCGGCGGTCGACTCGGTCATCGACACGAGCATCACGACGCACATCGAGATGATCGCGGCGAGTGCGAACTGCGGGGCGCCGAAGTGGAACGGGGTCGGGAAGCCGACGATGTCCGCCTCGGTGACCGGGCTGAAGTCGGTGACGCCGAACGGAATGGCGATGAGCGTACCGATGACCAGGCCGACCAGGACGGCGATCTGCTTGAGGAAGCCGGTGGTGAAGCGGCGCAGGACCAGCACCACCACGAGGGTGATCGCGGCCAGCGTCAGGTACGTGGTCGAACCGTAGTCCTCGGCCCTGGGGTTGGGGCCCTGGGCCCAGCCGAAGGCGACGGGCAGCAGCGAGACGCCGATGAGCGTGATCACCGTGCCGGTCACGACCGGCGGGAAGAAGCGGACCAGCTTCGAGAAGTAGGGGGCGGCTATGAAGCCGAGCAGTCCGGCGACGATGATCGCGCCGAAGATGATCGGCAGGGCGTCGGCCTTGTCGTCCGTGGTGTCGACGATCGCCAGCATCGGTGCGACGCCGGCGAAGGTGACGCCGTTGACGAACGGCAGCCGGGCGCCGATCTTCCAGACGCCGAGCGTCTGCAGGAAGGTGGCGATGCCGGCGGTGAAGAGGCTGGCACCGGTGAGGAAGGTCAGTTCGGTGCCGGACAGTCCGACAGCCGCACCGACGATGAGCGGCGGGGCCACCACGCCCGCGTACATGGCGGCCACGTGCTGGAGGCCACTGGTGAACATCTTCACTGGGGGGAGCGTCTCGTCGACCGGATGTGTGGTCCGGGCGTCGGGGTCGGGGCGGTCTGCATCGTTGCGAACCTGGGGCTCAGCGGCCACGGCGGTTCCTCCGGTCGGTTACACGTCGGCGGTGAACGCGGGTGTCAGGGAGGTGGTGCGAAGTGGTGCAGTGGTGCGCCTCACGGGTGCGGCTCATGAGGTCGTGCGGTCCGCGCGACGAGGGGGGGGTGCACGCGGCGAATGCCCATGGGAGGAACTCACCGTCCGGGGGGTGCCGTACCTCTGGGGATACGTACACCCCCCGTCCGGCTGCCACGGGCCCCGCTCGGGACCGTGGCGACCGGTCGAGGGCCGTCCCCCTCGACCGGACTCTGCGTCCGCGACCTGCGAAGGGCCGCGGAAATCCGGGGTGGTGCGATGGTGCGGGTGGTGCGATGGTGCGGGGTGGTGTGGCCGGCCGCCCAGTACGGGCCGGCCACGGGCCGCCGGATCAGGCCTGGGCCGTGATCCGGGCGAGGCGCTGGGCCTCGGCGCGCGCGTCGCGGGCGATGGCCTCCTCGTCCGCGAACAGCAGGCGGTTGTTCTCGACGATCTGCTTGCCGTTGACGAACGAGGCCGTCACCGGGGCCGCGGCGCCGAACACGATCGCGGTGACCGGGTCGGCGATCGAGGAGTGCCCGATGCCGTCGATCTTCCAGAGCACGAAGTCGGCGAGCTTGCCGGGCTCCAGCGAACCGATGTTGTCGGCGCGGCCGAGCACCTGGGCGCCGCCGTAGGTGCCGAGGCGCAGCGCCTGGCGGGCGTTGAGCGCCGACTCGCGGTGCGCGCCGAGGCGGTT
This sequence is a window from Streptomyces sp. HUAS YS2. Protein-coding genes within it:
- a CDS encoding nucleobase:cation symporter-2 family protein; the encoded protein is MFTSGLQHVAAMYAGVVAPPLIVGAAVGLSGTELTFLTGASLFTAGIATFLQTLGVWKIGARLPFVNGVTFAGVAPMLAIVDTTDDKADALPIIFGAIIVAGLLGFIAAPYFSKLVRFFPPVVTGTVITLIGVSLLPVAFGWAQGPNPRAEDYGSTTYLTLAAITLVVVLVLRRFTTGFLKQIAVLVGLVIGTLIAIPFGVTDFSPVTEADIVGFPTPFHFGAPQFALAAIISMCVVMLVSMTESTADMLALGEIVDRPADEKTIAAGLRADTLGSAISPLFNGFMCSAFAQNIGLVAMTKIRSRFVVACGGGFLVLMGLSPVAASLISVVPRPVLGGAGVVLFGSVAASGIQTLVKAGLEKDNNVLIVAVSLAVGIIPITEPEFYHAFPETAKIILDSGISTGCVAAVLLNLVFNHIGRNRDADTVTAPMEPGEEISGTAGAKAAHVH